The following coding sequences lie in one Sesamum indicum cultivar Zhongzhi No. 13 linkage group LG9, S_indicum_v1.0, whole genome shotgun sequence genomic window:
- the LOC105171271 gene encoding berberine bridge enzyme-like 8, which yields MKTPTISTLIFFLFIVFSWSCADANVYGFLECLKQEFQNYSSISDLVYTPINASYQSVLDFSIRNKRFMSDSTPKPQVIITPEYEDQIPPIIYCAKQNHLQIKTRSGGHDFEGRSYVSEVPFVILDLLNLSEITVDVEQKTAWVGGGATLGMLYYNIAIRSLRLGFPAGFSPSVGVGGHISGGGWGVLLRKYGLAPDNVVDARIVDVNGRILDRKSMGEDLFWAIRGGGGSSFGVIVAWKVQLVDVPEKVTVFTIHRDLGQQATRLIHRWQYVAPNFDEDLFMRVIAIRNTTSEGMMTIRATFNSVFLGRIDRLLAVMKEQFPELGLVREDCTEMSWIQSILYNTGLPIDSLEPLLDRVQHDVGYFKGKSDYVQEPIPIEGFEGVWRHFYQPEGKLAQLLLTPYGGKMAEIPDNATPFPHRAGYLYKIHHMVYWEAKDADNADKYINWIRRLYNYVTPYVTSNPRGAFLCYRDLDIGVNNNEGPISIETARVWGAKYFNNNFDRLVQVKTRVDPENFFREEQSIPPQPSSPPPPPQSTGKEDIYIKLYSS from the coding sequence ATGAAGACTCCAACCATTTCCACTCtcatattctttctttttattgtctTTTCTTGGTCGTGTGCCGATGCCAACGTCTATGGTTTTCTTGAATGTCTCAAGCAAGAATTCCAAAACTATTCCTCAATTTCTGACCTTGTTTATACCCCAATCAACGCTTCTTACCAGTCTGTCCTAGATTTTTCAATCCGAAACAAAAGATTCATGTCAGATTCCACCCCAAAACCGCAAGTGATAATAACCCCGGAGTACGAGGACCAAATCCCCCCTATCATTTACTGCGCCAAACAAAATCACTTGCAAATTAAAACTCGAAGTGGCGGCCATGACTTTGAGGGACGGTCTTATGTATCTGAAGTCCCATTTGTGATCCTTGATTTGCTCAACCTCAGTGAAATAACAGTTGATGTTGAGCAGAAAACTGCATGGGTTGGAGGTGGTGCAACCCTTGGCatgttatattataatattgcGATTAGAAGCCTAAGACTGGGGTTTCCAGCCGGTTTTTCCCCATCTGTTGGTGTTGGCGGGCACATCAGTGGGGGAGGTTGGGGCGTATTGCTCAGAAAATACGGCCTAGCTCCAGATAATGTTGTTGATGCTAGGATAGTAGACGTTAATGGTAGGATTCTCGACAGAAAGTCAATGGGTGAGGACTTATTTTGGGCCATTAGGGGTGGTGGAGGTTCCAGTTTTGGCGTCATTGTTGCATGGAAAGTACAATTGGTGGATGTTCCAGAAAAAGTCACTGTTTTCACAATCCATAGGGATTTGGGGCAACAAGCCACTCGACTCATTCACCGCTGGCAGTACGTCGCACCTAACTTCGATGAAGACTTATTCATGAGAGTCATCGCTATAAGAAACACCACCTCGGAAGGAATGATGACAATTCGTGCAACATTTAACTCGGTTTTCCTTGGTCGTATCGACAGACTACTTGCGGTGATGAAAGAACAATTCCCCGAATTGGGCTTAGTAAGAGAAGACTGCACAGAAATGAGCTGGATCCAATCCATCCTGTACAATACCGGATTGCCAATAGATTCACTTGAACCTCTGCTCGACAGGGTTCAACATGATGTAGGATACTTCAAAGGAAAATCAGATTATGTGCAGGAACCAATTCCCATAGAAGGGTTTGAAGGCGTATGGAGACACTTCTATCAACCAGAAGGCAAGTTGGCACAGTTATTGTTGACCCCATATGGTGGAAAAATGGCTGAAATTCCTGATAATGCAACCCCATTTCCTCATAGGGCTGGTTATCTTTACAAGATCCATCATATGGTGTACTGGGAAGCAAAAGATGCAGATAATGCCGACAAGTACATAAATTGGATTAGAAGACTTTACAATTACGTGACTCCTTATGTTACATCCAACCCACGGGGAGCTTTCTTATGTTATAGAGATCTTGACATTGGAGTGAATAACAATGAAGGGCCGATAAGTATTGAAACAGCAAGAGTTTGGGGTGCCAAGTACTTCAACAACAATTTTGATCGATTGGTTCAGGTGAAAACTAGAGTTGATCCAGAGAATTTCTTCAGAGAAGAACAAAGCATTCCCCCACAACCAAGCAGTCCTCCGCCACCACCACAGTCGACAGGAAAAGaggacatatatataaaattatattcatcatGA